TTTAGCCTTCACCCTGACCGACCTCACAACACTGGTCAGAGGAACAGCATAGATTTCCTCTCCCACCTTCGTCAACAAAGCTGAGATAATGGCCAACGTAAGCGGAAACCTCAACGTAACCTTCATGCCCTTTCCAGCTTGAGTGCCCACTTGAACCGTTCCGCCAAGAGACTCAACCGTTCTCTTAACCACGTCAAGCCCAACACCCCTACCAGAAACCTCAGTAACCTTCTCAGCTGCACTAAACCTGTTATCAAACAACAATGCCACAGTTTCTTCATAACCTAAGCGTGCTGCTTCCTTTCCGCTTAGTATCCCCCTATCCACTGCAACCCTCTTCACCTTCTCCACACTGACCCCTCTACCGTCATCCTCCACTTCAATGAGGGCATAATCCTTCTCTCTTCTAGCGATCAACCTGACTGTTCCAACCGCTGGTTTTCCCAATCTCTCTCTTTCGTGTGGCACCTCTATGCCATGATTCACCGCGTTCCTCAGCAAATGAACAAGCGGCTCTCCCAACTTATCCACAATCTTTCTGTCAAGCTCAATCTCACCGCCCTCAAGCACTAAAATAACCTGTTTCTGCTCTCTTCTCGCCAAATCCCGAACCATTCTCGGAAACCTACGAAATATCTGCCCAACAGGAACCAAACGAGCCTGCATAACATTGAACTGCAAGTCAGAAACCATCCTGCCCAAAGCATCTAAAGCGCCGGGCATATCTCCAAACTTTTCTGAGGCATACAGCTGATCCAACAACATCTTGTTAACCAACAACTCCTCTACGAGACCCGCCAGCGTATCCAATGTCTCAACGTCAACCTTTATCTCACGAATCTTCTCAATAGACGAAGGCTTCTCAGCTAATCTTACACCCTCAGGAGCTCCTGAACCCAGTTTTTCACCTGGAGCAGACAAAAGACGATTCAGCTTCGACAAGGATCCAGCTACATCCGCTTCATCATTACCACCTGAAATCCTTCTGAGAGACAGCTCCAAATTATCAAAACACTCAAAGAAAACTTCAACCATCTCAGACGTCAGCTTTGCGTCCTTCTTTCTCACCTTATCCAGAACGTCTTCAATCGCATGACACAGCCCTGCAAGCTTATTATAGTTCATAGTGGCTGCCATGCCCTTCAAACTGTGAGCCGCCCTAAACATCTCATCAATAGACTTCAAGTCAGCCGGGTTCTTCTCCAACTTCAATAAGGACTCATTCAACAACTGCAGGTTCTCTTTCGCTTCGCTCAAGAACATATCTTTATACTTCGACACGTCCATAGTTGGCACTCACACCTTCTACAGAAGTTGAATTATCCCCTCGCTAATCTTAAACACGGGAAGAACATGATCTGCGTCTCCCTTCTCGATGACTTCCCTAGGCATACCGAAGATCAGAGATGTAGCCTCATCTTGCGCAATCGTCCTGCCGTTTCTTCGTTTAATAGCCCTCATACCCTCTGCTCCGTCCCTGCCCATGCCAGTCAAAATGATTCCAACAGCGTTTTCACCATAGACTTCTGCAACCGACTTCATGGTCACATCAACAGAAGGCCGCAGACTGTGAACAAGAGGACCCCTGTTTAAGCGGATAACGCCCTTCGTTACGCCATCTGTCATTGTTTTCTTCACGGTCATGTGAAAATCTCCAGGGGCAACGAACGCTTTTCCAAGCTCTATCAGGTCTCCTTCTTCGGCTTCTTTCACCTCGATTTCAGACATTCGATTCAACCGTTCTGCTAGGGATTTAGTGAATTTCGCAGGCATGTGTTGAACGATAAGGATTGCAGCTGGAAAGTTTGAAGGAAGCTCTGACAGAATCAGCTCCAAAACAGATGGTCCACCAGTGGATGATCCAATGACAAACACTTTCTCCCTAACGACGAGACCAGGCGCCAAAAACTGCTTGACTCGTTCTCTGGCAAGTATAGATTTAATCTTCCGAATGTTAACCGTTGAAGCTCTTTTTATCTTCTCTGTAAGCTTGTCTTTAACCTTTCCAATGTCAACGGAGACAGCGCCAGACGGTTTAAGAACAAAATCCACGGCACCAGCCTCCAGACACTCTATGGTTGCAGCTGTCCCCTCCTGGGTATAGGCGCTTAACATTATCACGAGAGTAGGAAATTCCTTCATGATACGCTTAAGGGTGCGCAACCCGCCCAAGCCAGGCATAAGATAATCCAAAGTGATCACATCCGGTCTTAAAGTCGACAATTTTTCCACGGCATCGTTGCCATCTTTTGCAACTCCAACAACCTCGATTTCAGGGTCAGAATTCAACATATCAGCAACTAACGTTCTCATGAAGAATGAATCATCAACTACCAGCACCTTTACCATTTCTGTTATCCCCCGAAAGCCTGTTGCTCATCTCGTAACCCCAACAAAAAAAGGGAAAATGTTGTCGATTGAAACCGCCCATTGAGAAAATATTTCTCACTTACCCTTTGGCTTTTCAACAGGTTTTTCCTTTGCAGCTCTGCGGGTTGCACGCTATAGAGGTTTACGTTCTGTTGTTTCTGCTACTTTCTTCTCTGGTTTCAACTGCTCTTCTTTTGGCAACGTTTCCTTAAGCGCTTGCCACTCTGTTGTTTCCTTTTCTTTTGGCAGCTTTTCCTCTGGCATTTCTTGTTTTGGTGTTAGTATTTCTATTTCCATCGATTTCTCTGTTTCTTCAGCCAGCTTTTCTTCAGGAGCCTTTTCTTTCTTCCTTGGCTTGACTCTGCGATATTCTCTTGCTGATGTCCTCGCTAACTCGATGAGTTCTTTTTCAGAGAGAACCTTTTCCAGGTCAAGCAGTATTATTAACTTCTCTCCTAAGGTTCCTATGCCCTTTACGTAGTCAATGCCTATTTTTTTGGTTATCATCTCTGGAGGCAGCTTGATGTCTCCTTTGGGCAACCTCAGTACGTCGGTTACTTCGTCTACGAGCAACCCAAAGGTGCCATCGTCAATCATTGCTATCACAATGTGCTTACCCGTGTGTTCTTCGTCTTCTCTTTTCAGCAGGAACCTCTTTTCGAGGTCTATCACACCGACGATTTTGCTCCTAAGATTGATGACGCCCTTCAAAAAATCTGGAGAGTTAGGGATCATCGTTATCGTTCCTGTTTTGACGATTTCCCTAACATCTAGGATCCCGACGCCGTATTCTTCGTTGCCGAGGGTGAAGACCACGAACTGAGTTGTGTCTCTTTCTTCGATTGCTGGTTCTTCCACGATTGCCGCTACTTCTTGCTTCGTCCTTGCTACCGTCCTCGACATTCTAGTCAGCCTCTATCTTTCTCTTCTTCGCCATTTTCCTAGAGCTGACCCTTTCCGCCACCCTTGCCTCTCCAGCCTCTTGGACTACCTTAAACAGTTGCAGTGATCCGCTGAGTTCCTTTGCCATAGCACCCAATTCTTGGGAAGACGAAGTCATCTGTTGCATAGCAGCGGTTTGCTGTTGCATGGAGGCAGACATTTTTTGTGCACTTGCACTGTTCTGTTCGGATATAGACGCTACTTCGTCTATTGCCTTTGTTACCTGCTGGGACCCAGCTGATTGTTGTTGACTGGCGGCGCTTATCTCTTGAGCTTTAGCCGTTATCTCTTGTGCTCCAGCGGAGATCTGGTCTAGGATAGACAGAGCGGTATCAACGATTTTGAGGCTTTCACCAACTTGTTCTGTTCCCTGTGTCATGCCAGACACTGCGCTACCTGACGCCTTTCTTACACCACCGACTAGTCCCTCGATTTCGCCAGTCGCCGTCTTTGACCTTTCAGCCAACTTCCTAACTTCATCCGCAACAACTGCGAATCCTCTGCCCGCTTCTCCTGCCCGAGCCGCTTCTATTGCCGCGTTTAAAGCTAGCAGATTGGTTTGATCCGCGATATCGTTGATCGTTCCCACGATGGCTGCGACTTCTTGTGCGCTCTCATCCACTTTCTGAACTGTATCTGTGTTAGCTCTCACAATTTCGTCGATTGCCTTCAGTCTCGTAGCCGCTTCTTGTCCTGCTTCAGTGCCCTTTGCAGCAAGCTTAGCCGCTTCCGCTGTTGTGTTTGCCGCTGATCGAGCGTTGGTTGCACCTTGCTGGATGCTGGTGGATAGATCTGCGATGGCCTTTGTGGTTTCTTCTAGCCGTTTGGATTGTGTCTGGGCTCCCTCAGCTACTTGTCCAACGATGTCTGCTACTTGGCGCAGAGCAGCGTTGACCTGCGTTGAAGAAGAAGCCACTTGGTCGGCTCCCACTGTGACTCTCTCGCCCACAACCCTAGCCTTTCCGATGAGTGCACCTATATCGCCCACCGTTTGGTTAATGGTTTCTCCTATAGCTTTGAAATCGCCCGCTGCCTTCTCCAGAGCCACCTTTTGAGTTAGGTCGCCCCTAGACATCGCAACGAGAACCCTTTGAACCTCTCTAATTGGAACAATTATCGAGTCGATCAAGCTGTTCAGTGTGTCTACAAGGTCTTTCCATGAACCCGTAACACCTGGCACAGATGCCCTCTCCGACAAGTTTCCTTCTTCTCCTGCTACTCTCGCAACTCTGCTAACTTCGCCAGCCAGCCTGTTTAGGCCGTCTAGAGTCTTGTTGATGGTGTCAGCCATCACCTTGAAGTCACCAGCAACCTCCAGCTCAAACTTCTCCGTCAATTTTCCTTCAGATATGGCGGTGAGAATTCTGCTAACCTCAAGCGTCGGCTTAGCAACTGACTCAATCAAATAGTTCAGCGTGTCCACAAGGTCCTTCCAAGATCCAGAAACACCTTCAACCGTTGCTCTCTCTGAAAGATTACCCTCAGTGCCAGCCACCTTTGCTACCCTGCTAACCTCAGATGCCAACCTGTTCAAGTCATCAACCATACCATTGATTGCATCGGCCAGAGCCTTTACTTCCCCGGCTGCGGGTACCTCCACCTTCTGTGTCAGATCACCCTTTGATATGGCCACAGTGACCTTAGCGATTTCTCTCACTTGTACAGTAAGTGCGTCCACCAATCCGTTCAATGTGTCAACAACGTCCTTCCAAGAACCACCGACACCTGGAACCTCCGCGTGCACTCCGAGTTTTCCTTCAACACCCACTTCCTTGGCGACTCTTGACACTTCTGACGCCAATGTGTTGAGGGAATCCACCATACTGTTGACTACACCAGCTAAGACCTCGAAGTCTCCGGCTACTTTTATTGTCACTTTCTGTGTCAAGTCACCTTTCGCAATGGCGGTGACTATTCTGCCAACTTCTTGCACTGGTCCAACGACAGACTCAAGCAAAGTGTTTAGCGTGTCCACGATGTCTTTCCAACTGCCTTTGACACCTTCCACCGTAGCTCTCTCACTGAGTTTGCCTTCAACTCCAGCAACTTTGGCAACACGAGAAACTTCGTCAGCTAATCCACCGATCAATTCTACCATGCCATTGTACGAATCTGCTAGCTCACCGAAGATGTCCTCTTGCTCCTTTCGTATCTGCACTGTTAAGTCGCCTTTCCTGACGGCTTCTAAGCCTTCCAATAGCCTCTGCAACTGCCTCGTTGAATACTCATCCATCGAACTTGTTTCCACCATACTTGTTTTCGACTTAGACACTTTTCTAACATCTCCATTTTTTGAAATTTTACCGATGTCAAAGACTATGCTATGGCTATATCTAAGGCTGGTGTAACCACTAGTATATCCTACCAGTGACTATTCAGAATTCATATCCAAAAATCAATAGCCAAAATACACATCCTCAACGAAATCGCCACCTAAAAAATCAAGCTGAATCAGTTTCGACTCCGACAACGATTCAGAAGTCTGCAGAATCGTTAATTCTGCATGTTGAACACATGGTTAGCAATGAGCGCACTTTCAATAGATAGCAAAGCCATCCGTACGAAAAAGGACAGTTTAGGCGAGGGTGTCCTCTTCAGTTTTGAAACCTTAAGCGAGATCGAATCAGCCTTAGAAGAAATCTTTTCACCCTCAGCAGCCTCCGTGATCCTACGTACAGCGGCTAAGAGAAGCGGTGAAAAAACATGCAAGAAAATCATGAAAAACGCTGGAACCAAAGAGAAAGCGCTAAATCATCTTGTTAAACTAGAAAACGATGAAAACTGGGGAAAATCATCCTTCCAGAACATCGACTTTGCGAAAAGACCTGGGAAAGTCATAATCATCGATTCATTTGAAACAGTAGCCCGCAAAACCACTCAGCCATGTTGCCACCTCTTCAGAGGTTTCCTGGAAGGCTTCCTCTCAGAGCTGTGCGGAAAACCAATCGAAATTACTGAGGAAAAATGCGCTGGAAGAGGAGACGAACACTGCAAGTTCATATTTGAATAGCACAAACTTGCATTTGTCTGTTATAGTTTAACATCAAGACGAGCTTAGTTGACTACAAACTTCCATTCTCAAGTCAAATACGCAGAAACTGTCACTGACCCTCGTAACCAATGGTTACACTAGCCTTAGATAATGCCAAGGCATAATCAAAAGGTAGAGTGTGAACAAAACATGAAGATATGGAAGAAACTGTTGAGGGCAAAGAGAGCGTTTTCTCCTGTAATTGCATCTTTGATTCTAATGTTGCTCGCAGTTGCCGCTGGCGTCGTCGTCTACTCGTACACCATGGGATGGCTCGGAGGAGCCACAACGACTGCTGGAGGCACACAAGGAAAACTGCAATTTGACTCCATCTATGCAGATGCAACGGCAGATGAAATATACATATACATCAGAAACACTGGCGGCAAGGACATCTTGCTTTCAAAGACATATATTGACGGAACCGACACAGCGAACGAAACCGCGATTGCTGCTGCAGGTGTTCCACTGACTGTGCAATCTGTGGCGTACCTAAATGTCACGAAGACCATGACCACAGGTTATTTCTACGAAGTGAAAGTGACCTGTAAAGACGGTACTACAATCTCTCAATCCGTAGAAGCCAAATAAGAATCCCTTTCTCTTTCCCCTCTATTCGCAGCTTCTTGAACGAGAGGTAGGCTGAAGAAGATGTTTCGCTCCCTTTTTCATGACAAGCGAGGAGTAAGCGAAGTTGTTGCAAGTTTAATGATGATCCTAATAGTTACAATCGCCGGCACAGCACTGTACGCTTACAGTGTGAACTCACTTGGTTCATCAGGAAGCTCCTTTCAACTGGAGACAGCCAAGAAGGAAGAACTAGCTCGAGAACGATTATCAATAACCACAGTATGGTGGAACGTCTCAACTGACTACATGAACATAACAGTTCTAAACTACGGAAAAATCGAACTTGTCATCGACGCCGTGTACATAGACGGCACACAAGTTTCCGCCTCAGCCTACACAGACGGAAGAGGGGAAACCACAGCAAAGGGAAGCCTTGTTTCTGTCAAATTCACTTCACCAGTCCCGATCACAGTAGATCAAACCTACGAGATAACAGCTGTCAGCGAGCGGGGAAGCAGAGATGTGGTGTACTGGGAAGCTTAGCCACGACAAGCGAGGAGCAGGCTCCATAATCGGAGCAGTATTCATTCTACTCATCATCATGTCTGGCTTCACATTTTACACTCTCAACATCAACGTAACAGAAGATTACACAACAACTTTAAAAGACATGCAAGAGCTGGACTTCAGAAAAAACAAGGAAAGCATCGAGTTTAAAAGTGTCTCGAAAACCAGCGGAGATAAGCTAAACATAACTGTCAAGAATACCGGTTCTTATCAGATCCATCTCATCTGGCTAGGAATTTTCAACGAGACCGCCACTCCTGACACCCAAGACTACTATGAACTAGATGTTTACGCTGATCCAGATGACACAGTGACTAACATAGGTTCCAGCGTCACAATTTCCGCGGGTCACCTAAGAATCCAATTAGTCACGAAACTTGGAAACACATTCGGCACAAGCTATCCTGAAGAAGAAACCGGATACAATTTTGTAGATGAAGAAGGTGACCCTCCCACAATAGGAAGCCACAGTCTCTTTTCAGCGCAACAAGCAGGTCCAGACGGCATAGTGGATACTCTAACAGAGGAGAATATTGTGGGCTCTTACACGGAGCTTTGGTCAGATACGTTCAAACCAACAGCTGCGGCTACTTGGGAAAATAAAAGCCTAGATTCTTATGGTGTTCCAGCGAATAGTGTTGCAATCGTTCATATTTACCAGGATGAATCAGCTAACGCAAAGAAAGATGGTGGTGTGAGAGCAGTAGGCAGCTCCTTGAATCGTTACATTCCTATGCATGAAGCTGAAGCTGGTGGACTCGTCATTGTATCTATGATGGTTCAAGTTAATGCAAATGAAAGCATCGAGATTTATGCTGAGACTATTGCTGATAATACAATCTCGTTTCGAGTCATTGGATACTTTACTGGAACCACTTACACAGAGAAGTTTGAAAATTGGAATCCAGACTATGATAGTTCCTGGACGGACAAAGACCTCTACACGGATTATGGAGTACCGAAAGGTAGTGTGGCTGAAATCTTTGTCGCCAACGCTGATACTGGTGCTCAGAGAAATGTAGGTGTGAGGACAGATGGCTCATCCCTAGACAGATACGTATCAATTCATGAGTCAGAAGGAGGCGGACAGGACGGATTTACCATGGGCGTCAAGACCGACGCGAACACTGGAAAAATTGAGTGTTATAATACCGGCACCACTGGTAACTTCTACCTTCTAGGCTATTTCGACAGCAACATTGACTACGTTGAGAGGATGGACAGTTTGGATGCTGCGAGCGCCGATGTATGGGAAGATGAAACACTTCCAACTCCTGCAAACGCAGTTGTTGAAGTTTTGGTGGAAAACGATGCAGACGGAAGAGAAAGATATGGTGGTGCCAGAGCTAACTCTTCATCTCTTGATAGACGAGTACTGATTCATGAGGGTGAATCAGGCGGATTGACGGGTGGAAGATGGAGCGTCCAGTCCGATGTCTCAAGCACCATAGAGATTTATGAGGACAGAACCCAAGACATCAAG
This genomic stretch from Candidatus Bathyarchaeota archaeon harbors:
- a CDS encoding chemotaxis protein CheW; translated protein: MSRTVARTKQEVAAIVEEPAIEERDTTQFVVFTLGNEEYGVGILDVREIVKTGTITMIPNSPDFLKGVINLRSKIVGVIDLEKRFLLKREDEEHTGKHIVIAMIDDGTFGLLVDEVTDVLRLPKGDIKLPPEMITKKIGIDYVKGIGTLGEKLIILLDLEKVLSEKELIELARTSAREYRRVKPRKKEKAPEEKLAEETEKSMEIEILTPKQEMPEEKLPKEKETTEWQALKETLPKEEQLKPEKKVAETTERKPL
- a CDS encoding chemotaxis response regulator protein-glutamate methylesterase produces the protein MVKVLVVDDSFFMRTLVADMLNSDPEIEVVGVAKDGNDAVEKLSTLRPDVITLDYLMPGLGGLRTLKRIMKEFPTLVIMLSAYTQEGTAATIECLEAGAVDFVLKPSGAVSVDIGKVKDKLTEKIKRASTVNIRKIKSILARERVKQFLAPGLVVREKVFVIGSSTGGPSVLELILSELPSNFPAAILIVQHMPAKFTKSLAERLNRMSEIEVKEAEEGDLIELGKAFVAPGDFHMTVKKTMTDGVTKGVIRLNRGPLVHSLRPSVDVTMKSVAEVYGENAVGIILTGMGRDGAEGMRAIKRRNGRTIAQDEATSLIFGMPREVIEKGDADHVLPVFKISEGIIQLL
- a CDS encoding 4-vinyl reductase — translated: MLNTWLAMSALSIDSKAIRTKKDSLGEGVLFSFETLSEIESALEEIFSPSAASVILRTAAKRSGEKTCKKIMKNAGTKEKALNHLVKLENDENWGKSSFQNIDFAKRPGKVIIIDSFETVARKTTQPCCHLFRGFLEGFLSELCGKPIEITEEKCAGRGDEHCKFIFE
- a CDS encoding chemotaxis protein CheA, coding for MSEAKENLQLLNESLLKLEKNPADLKSIDEMFRAAHSLKGMAATMNYNKLAGLCHAIEDVLDKVRKKDAKLTSEMVEVFFECFDNLELSLRRISGGNDEADVAGSLSKLNRLLSAPGEKLGSGAPEGVRLAEKPSSIEKIREIKVDVETLDTLAGLVEELLVNKMLLDQLYASEKFGDMPGALDALGRMVSDLQFNVMQARLVPVGQIFRRFPRMVRDLARREQKQVILVLEGGEIELDRKIVDKLGEPLVHLLRNAVNHGIEVPHERERLGKPAVGTVRLIARREKDYALIEVEDDGRGVSVEKVKRVAVDRGILSGKEAARLGYEETVALLFDNRFSAAEKVTEVSGRGVGLDVVKRTVESLGGTVQVGTQAGKGMKVTLRFPLTLAIISALLTKVGEEIYAVPLTSVVRSVRVKAKDVKRMLGREVAVLSEGNVPLLRLSDFFGFPHEGEKSVLIVLVNRENEFLSLGVDALLDKQDIIVKPLDRFVRQSRVFAGFTILGDGKPALILDVNSLFDSLVEEQRYAANVS
- a CDS encoding methyl-accepting chemotaxis protein, translating into MSKSKTSMVETSSMDEYSTRQLQRLLEGLEAVRKGDLTVQIRKEQEDIFGELADSYNGMVELIGGLADEVSRVAKVAGVEGKLSERATVEGVKGSWKDIVDTLNTLLESVVGPVQEVGRIVTAIAKGDLTQKVTIKVAGDFEVLAGVVNSMVDSLNTLASEVSRVAKEVGVEGKLGVHAEVPGVGGSWKDVVDTLNGLVDALTVQVREIAKVTVAISKGDLTQKVEVPAAGEVKALADAINGMVDDLNRLASEVSRVAKVAGTEGNLSERATVEGVSGSWKDLVDTLNYLIESVAKPTLEVSRILTAISEGKLTEKFELEVAGDFKVMADTINKTLDGLNRLAGEVSRVARVAGEEGNLSERASVPGVTGSWKDLVDTLNSLIDSIIVPIREVQRVLVAMSRGDLTQKVALEKAAGDFKAIGETINQTVGDIGALIGKARVVGERVTVGADQVASSSTQVNAALRQVADIVGQVAEGAQTQSKRLEETTKAIADLSTSIQQGATNARSAANTTAEAAKLAAKGTEAGQEAATRLKAIDEIVRANTDTVQKVDESAQEVAAIVGTINDIADQTNLLALNAAIEAARAGEAGRGFAVVADEVRKLAERSKTATGEIEGLVGGVRKASGSAVSGMTQGTEQVGESLKIVDTALSILDQISAGAQEITAKAQEISAASQQQSAGSQQVTKAIDEVASISEQNSASAQKMSASMQQQTAAMQQMTSSSQELGAMAKELSGSLQLFKVVQEAGEARVAERVSSRKMAKKRKIEAD